From the genome of Pseudomonas sp. WJP1:
CAACGCGCTCATTCAGACAGCCAGCGTTATCGTTAACGACCATCGCGAGCAGGCTCGCTCCTATAGGGGACGGCGGTGGTCGTGAGACCACCGCACGGTGCTTAGTCTTCCAGCAGCTCTTCAGCCTGACCCAGGATGTTTTCCAGGGTGAAGCCGAACTCTTCGAACAAGGCAGGCGCAGGCGCCGACTCGCCGTAGGTGGTCATGCCGATCACGCGACCTTCCAGACCGACGTACTTGTACCAGTAGTCGGCGATCGAAGCTTCGATGGCGATACGGGCGCTGACCTGCAACGGCAGGACCGATTGCTTGTAGCCAGCATCCTGGGCGTCGAACACGCTGGTGCAAGGCATGGAAACCACACGCACCTTGCGGCCCTGCTCGGTCAACTTGTCGTAAGCCTGAACGGCCAGGCCAACTTCCGAACCGGTGGCGATCAGGATCAGCTCAGGCTCGCCTGCGCAGTCCTTCAACACATAGCCACCACGGCTGATGTCGGCGACCTGCAGGGCATTGCGGGTCTGGTGCTGCAGGTTCTGACGCGAGAAGATCAGGGCCGAAGGACCGTCTTTACGCTCCAGTGCGTACTTCCAGGACACCGCCGATTCAACGGCATCGGCCGGACGCCAGGTGTCGAGGTTCGGCGTGCAGCGCAGGCTGGCCAGTTGCTCGATTGGCTGGTGAGTCGGACCGTCTTCGCCCAGACCGATGGAGTCGTGGGTGTAGACGTGGATCACACGCTGCTTCATCAGGGCCGACATGCGCACCGCGTTGCGGGCGTATTCCATGAACATCAGGAAGGTCGCGCCGTAAGGCACCAGGCCGCCGTGCAGGGCAACGCCGTTCATGATCGCGGTCATGCCGAACTCGCGCACGCCGTAGTACATGTAGTTGCCGCTGGCGTCTTCGGCGGTGACGCCTTTGCAACCTTTCCACAGGGTCAGGTTGGAACCGGCCAGGTCAGCCGAACCGCCGAGGAACTCAGGCAGCAGCGGGCCGAACGCGTTCAGGGCGTTCTGGCTGGCTTTACGGCTGGCGATGGTTTCGCCCTTGGCGGCTACTTCGGCGATGTAGGCATCGGCCTTTTCGCTGAAGTCGGCCGGCAGTTCGCCGCTCAGACGACGGATCAGTTCGTTGGCCTCGGTCGGGAACGCCGCGGAGTAGGCCGCGAAACGCTGGTCCCACTCGGCTTCGACCGCGCGACCGGCTTCCTTGGCATCCCACTCGGCATAAATGTCCGCCGGGATTTCGAACGGGCCGTGGTTCCATTTCAGCGCCGCACGGGTCAGGGCGATTTCCGCGTCACCCAGTGGGGCGCCGTGGCAGTCTTCCTTGCCTTGCTTGTTCGGCGAACCGAAGCCGATGGTGGTCTTGCAGCAGATCAGAGTCGGTTGCGGGCTTTTGCGCGCCGTCTCGATCGCGATCCTGATCTCTTCCGGATCATGACCGTCGACGTTGCGGATCACTTGCCAGTTGTACGATTCGAAACGCTTTGGCGTGTCATCGGTGAACCAGCCTTCGACTTCGCCGTCGATGGAGATGCCGTTGTCATCGTAGAAGGCGATCAGTTTGCCCAGGCCCAGGGTACCGGCCAGGGAGCTGACTTCGTGGGAGATGCCTTCCATCATGCAGCCATCACCCAGGAACACGTAGGTGTGGTGGTCGACGATGTTGTGGCCAGGACGGTTGAACTGTGCCGCCATGACTTTTTCAGCCAGGGCAAAGCCCACGGCATTGGCCAGGCCCTGGCCCAGCGGACCGGTGGTGGTCTCGACGCCCGGGGTGTAGCCGAATTCCGGGTGACCCGGGGTGCGGCTATGCAGCTGGCGGAAGCTCTTGAGGTCATCAATGGTGACGTCATAGCCGGTCAGGTGCAGCAGCGAGTAGATCAGCATCGAGCCGTGGCCGTTGGACAGCACGAAGCGGTCACGGTCGGCGAACGATGGATTGCTCGGGTTGTGCTTGAGGTAGTCGCGCCACAGTACCTCGGCGATATCCGCCATACCCATAGGGG
Proteins encoded in this window:
- the tkt gene encoding transketolase; this encodes MPSRRERANAIRALSMDAVQKANSGHPGAPMGMADIAEVLWRDYLKHNPSNPSFADRDRFVLSNGHGSMLIYSLLHLTGYDVTIDDLKSFRQLHSRTPGHPEFGYTPGVETTTGPLGQGLANAVGFALAEKVMAAQFNRPGHNIVDHHTYVFLGDGCMMEGISHEVSSLAGTLGLGKLIAFYDDNGISIDGEVEGWFTDDTPKRFESYNWQVIRNVDGHDPEEIRIAIETARKSPQPTLICCKTTIGFGSPNKQGKEDCHGAPLGDAEIALTRAALKWNHGPFEIPADIYAEWDAKEAGRAVEAEWDQRFAAYSAAFPTEANELIRRLSGELPADFSEKADAYIAEVAAKGETIASRKASQNALNAFGPLLPEFLGGSADLAGSNLTLWKGCKGVTAEDASGNYMYYGVREFGMTAIMNGVALHGGLVPYGATFLMFMEYARNAVRMSALMKQRVIHVYTHDSIGLGEDGPTHQPIEQLASLRCTPNLDTWRPADAVESAVSWKYALERKDGPSALIFSRQNLQHQTRNALQVADISRGGYVLKDCAGEPELILIATGSEVGLAVQAYDKLTEQGRKVRVVSMPCTSVFDAQDAGYKQSVLPLQVSARIAIEASIADYWYKYVGLEGRVIGMTTYGESAPAPALFEEFGFTLENILGQAEELLED